The Burkholderia mallei ATCC 23344 genome has a window encoding:
- a CDS encoding SDR family NAD(P)-dependent oxidoreductase: MRNFSGKVAAITGAGSGMGRSLAVELARRGCHLALGDVNERGLAQTAAICAAHGVKITSQRLDVASRDAVFDWARRTRDAHGKVNLVFNNAGVSLAAPAETARIEDFEWIMGINFWGVVHGTQAFLPYLRESGDGHVINTSSLFGLVAMPTQSAYNATKFAVRGFTEALRMELELEGAPVSVTCVHPGGVATNIATASRIDSSIAGLTGQDIETHRRAANRLINVTTPEAAARQIIAGVERNARRVLVGADARRIDKLARLFGSAYQVFVLRFVRKSRERNLARQPAAARPTPPSSISKDPA; this comes from the coding sequence ATGAGGAATTTCTCCGGCAAGGTGGCGGCGATCACGGGCGCGGGTTCCGGCATGGGGCGCAGCCTCGCCGTCGAACTCGCGCGGCGCGGCTGCCACCTCGCGCTCGGCGACGTCAACGAGCGCGGCCTCGCGCAGACCGCGGCGATCTGCGCGGCGCACGGCGTGAAGATCACGTCGCAGCGGCTCGACGTCGCGTCGCGCGACGCGGTGTTCGACTGGGCGCGCCGGACGCGCGACGCGCACGGCAAGGTCAATCTCGTCTTCAACAACGCGGGCGTGTCGCTCGCCGCGCCCGCCGAGACGGCGCGGATCGAAGATTTCGAATGGATCATGGGGATCAACTTCTGGGGCGTCGTGCACGGCACCCAGGCATTCCTGCCGTATCTGCGCGAATCGGGCGACGGCCACGTGATCAATACGTCGAGCCTGTTCGGCCTCGTCGCGATGCCCACGCAGAGCGCGTACAACGCGACGAAGTTCGCGGTGCGCGGCTTCACCGAAGCGCTGCGCATGGAGCTCGAGCTCGAGGGCGCGCCGGTGAGCGTGACCTGTGTGCATCCGGGCGGCGTCGCGACCAACATCGCCACCGCGTCGCGGATCGATTCGAGCATCGCCGGGCTGACCGGTCAGGACATCGAAACGCATCGCCGCGCGGCGAACCGGCTCATCAACGTCACGACGCCCGAGGCGGCCGCGCGCCAGATCATCGCGGGCGTCGAGCGCAACGCGCGGCGCGTGCTCGTCGGCGCCGACGCGCGCCGCATCGACAAGCTCGCGCGCCTGTTCGGCTCCGCGTACCAGGTCTTCGTGCTGCGCTTCGTGCGCAAGTCGCGCGAGCGCAACCTCGCGCGCCAGCCGGCCGCGGCGCGGCCCACCCCGCCCTCCTCCATCAGCAAGGATCCCGCATGA
- a CDS encoding TetR/AcrR family transcriptional regulator: protein MENSLELDKKGRPYGGIAPEARAAERRDALIRAGTRIFGTVGFRRATVRAICQEAKLNDRYFYAAFDGTEALLRCTYEHHAEQLRASVKRAVDALGGSRDGLEARVDAGLAAFFAFLRDACAARVLLLEVMGVSAETDATYQQNLREFGRMIISLAGGVSEDADTRADQRIIGIALVGALTNAGAAWLLTGYRDPEEKMVRNCRKVLLGTLQFLSG from the coding sequence ATGGAGAACTCTCTCGAACTCGACAAGAAGGGCCGCCCGTACGGCGGGATCGCGCCCGAGGCGCGCGCCGCGGAGCGCCGCGACGCGCTGATCCGCGCGGGCACGCGGATTTTCGGCACGGTCGGCTTTCGCCGGGCGACCGTGCGCGCGATCTGCCAGGAGGCCAAGCTCAACGATCGCTATTTCTACGCGGCGTTCGACGGCACGGAGGCATTGCTGCGCTGCACCTATGAGCATCACGCGGAGCAACTGCGCGCCTCGGTGAAGCGGGCGGTCGACGCGCTCGGCGGCTCGCGCGACGGGCTGGAGGCGCGGGTCGACGCGGGGCTCGCGGCGTTCTTCGCGTTCTTGCGCGACGCCTGCGCGGCGCGCGTGCTGCTGCTCGAGGTGATGGGCGTGAGCGCCGAGACCGACGCCACCTATCAGCAGAATCTGCGCGAGTTCGGCAGGATGATCATTTCGCTTGCCGGCGGCGTGAGCGAGGACGCCGATACGCGCGCGGACCAGCGGATCATCGGCATCGCGCTCGTCGGCGCGTTGACGAACGCCGGCGCGGCGTGGCTGTTGACCGGCTATCGCGATCCCGAGGAGAAGATGGTGCGCAATTGCCGGAAAGTGCTGCTCGGGACGCTGCAGTTTTTGTCCGGGTGA
- a CDS encoding LysR family transcriptional regulator, with protein sequence MADIRDVNLNRLAIFVAVVEAGSLTAAAERLGLAKTMVSAHVQRLEAEVGASLVVRTTRRLNVTEAGRAFYDACRDILRATETALAAVAGDAGPLRGTLRVSAPVDYGALVVAPALVALRDAHPALEIELQCDDRVVDLVRDNLDVAIRLGRLADSNHRAAKLGGFERWLVASPAFVARHGAPASPEALGALPYVMLSTVPRTTLELANAHGERASVRCRRAFASNTATACRAAVLAGGGFGVATSFSSADDIAAGRLVRLLPGWSFPPGDIHAVFPSASHPSAKVRALIDMLKTRLAAPC encoded by the coding sequence ATGGCGGACATCCGTGACGTCAATCTGAACCGGCTGGCGATCTTCGTCGCCGTGGTCGAGGCGGGATCGCTGACGGCGGCGGCCGAACGGCTCGGCCTCGCGAAGACGATGGTGAGCGCGCATGTGCAGCGGCTCGAGGCGGAAGTCGGCGCGAGCCTCGTCGTGCGAACCACGCGGCGGCTCAACGTGACGGAGGCAGGCCGCGCGTTCTACGATGCGTGCCGCGACATCCTGCGCGCGACCGAAACGGCGCTCGCCGCGGTGGCGGGGGACGCGGGCCCGCTGCGCGGCACGTTGCGCGTGAGCGCGCCCGTCGATTACGGCGCGCTCGTCGTCGCGCCGGCGCTCGTCGCGCTGCGCGACGCGCATCCGGCGCTCGAGATCGAATTGCAGTGCGACGACCGCGTCGTCGATCTCGTGCGCGACAACCTAGACGTCGCGATCCGGCTCGGCAGGCTCGCCGATTCGAACCATCGCGCGGCGAAGCTCGGCGGCTTCGAGCGCTGGCTCGTCGCAAGCCCGGCGTTCGTCGCGCGCCACGGCGCGCCGGCCTCGCCCGAAGCGCTCGGCGCGCTGCCGTACGTGATGCTGTCGACGGTGCCGCGCACGACGCTCGAGCTCGCGAACGCGCACGGCGAGCGCGCGAGCGTGCGTTGCAGGCGCGCGTTCGCGTCGAACACGGCAACCGCTTGCCGCGCGGCGGTGCTCGCGGGCGGCGGCTTCGGCGTCGCGACGAGCTTCTCGAGCGCCGACGACATCGCGGCCGGCCGGCTCGTGCGCCTGCTGCCCGGCTGGTCGTTTCCGCCCGGCGACATCCATGCGGTGTTTCCATCGGCGAGCCATCCGTCCGCGAAGGTGCGCGCGCTGATCGACATGCTGAAGACGCGGCTGGCCGCGCCATGCTGA
- a CDS encoding IS3-like element IS407 family transposase (programmed frameshift), producing the protein MKKRFTEQQIIGFLKEAEAGMPVKELCRKHGFSDASFYTWRAKFGGMEVSEARRLKGLEVENARLKKLLAEAMLDMEALKVVVKGKPLSPQAKREAVLAIREKVNISERRACRLVGLSRSVLHYDAKPDHENEVLAARLVKLAHERRRFGYRRLHALVEREGTHANHKRIYRLYREAGLAVRRRRKRHGVMIEREQLALPGAPNEVWSIDFVMDALSNGRRVKCLTVVDDFTKEAVDIVVDHGISGLYVARALDRAARFRGYPKAVRTDQGPEFTSRALDQWAYANGVTLKLIQAGKPTQNAYIESFNGKFRDECLNEHWFTTLAHARAVIAAWRQDYNEQRPHSALNYLAPSEFAAKHRATADAPAAFQELV; encoded by the exons ATGAAGAAGCGCTTTACGGAACAGCAAATCATCGGGTTTCTGAAGGAAGCCGAGGCCGGTATGCCGGTCAAGGAACTGTGCAGGAAGCATGGGTTCAGTGACGCGTCGTTCTACACCTGGCGCGCGAAGTTCGGCGGCATGGAAGTCTCGGAAGCCCGCCGGCTCAAGGGCCTCGAGGTGGAGAATGCCCGACTGAAGAAACTGCTGGCCGAAGCAATGCTCGATATGGAAGCGTTGAAGGTTGTCGTCAAGGGAAAGC CCCTGAGCCCGCAAGCCAAACGCGAAGCAGTGTTGGCGATTCGGGAGAAGGTCAACATCTCCGAGCGCCGCGCCTGCCGGCTTGTCGGGCTTTCTCGCAGCGTGCTGCATTACGACGCGAAGCCGGACCACGAGAATGAGGTGCTCGCGGCGCGTCTGGTGAAGTTGGCGCACGAACGTCGTCGATTCGGCTACCGCCGACTGCACGCCCTGGTGGAACGCGAAGGCACGCACGCCAATCACAAGCGCATCTATCGCCTGTACCGTGAGGCAGGGCTGGCTGTGCGGCGCCGTCGCAAGCGCCACGGCGTCATGATTGAGCGCGAGCAACTGGCATTGCCGGGCGCACCCAACGAGGTATGGTCAATCGATTTCGTGATGGATGCGCTTTCCAACGGCCGGCGCGTGAAGTGCCTGACCGTCGTCGACGATTTCACGAAAGAGGCTGTCGACATCGTCGTCGACCATGGCATCTCAGGTTTGTATGTCGCTCGGGCATTGGACCGTGCAGCTCGCTTCCGTGGCTATCCCAAGGCGGTGCGAACAGACCAGGGACCCGAATTTACGAGCCGCGCGCTTGACCAGTGGGCGTATGCGAACGGCGTCACGCTGAAGTTGATTCAGGCGGGCAAGCCCACGCAGAATGCGTACATCGAATCGTTCAACGGCAAGTTCCGCGACGAATGCCTTAACGAGCACTGGTTCACGACGCTCGCGCACGCTCGGGCAGTCATCGCGGCATGGCGTCAGGACTACAACGAGCAAAGGCCGCACAGCGCACTGAACTACCTTGCGCCGTCAGAGTTTGCGGCGAAACATCGGGCAACCGCGGACGCTCCTGCCGCTTTCCAGGAGTTGGTTTAA
- a CDS encoding glutathione S-transferase family protein: MSAHRPPAAPIRLHRSPLSGHCHRVELFLSLLGVPVEFVEVDMRGGAHRRPEFLALNPFGQVPVIEDGECVLFDSNAILVYLAKRYGDPSWLPDDPQGAAAVQRWLSLAAGPIAYGAAAARLVTLFGAPLDHAGAIGIARRLFDVIEPQLAGKRFATGEHPTIADVAAYAYIAHAPEGGVSLDRYPNLRAWLARIEALPGFVPMPRSHAGPRAA, from the coding sequence ATGTCTGCCCACCGCCCGCCTGCCGCGCCGATCCGGCTCCACCGCAGCCCGCTGTCCGGCCACTGCCATCGCGTCGAGCTGTTCCTGTCGCTGCTCGGCGTCCCTGTCGAATTCGTCGAAGTCGACATGCGGGGCGGCGCGCATCGCCGCCCCGAATTTCTCGCGCTCAATCCGTTCGGCCAGGTGCCCGTCATCGAGGACGGCGAATGTGTGCTGTTCGATTCGAACGCGATCCTCGTCTACCTCGCGAAGCGCTACGGCGATCCGTCGTGGCTGCCCGACGATCCGCAAGGCGCGGCCGCCGTGCAGCGCTGGCTGTCGCTCGCGGCAGGGCCGATCGCGTACGGTGCGGCCGCCGCGCGCCTCGTCACGCTGTTCGGCGCGCCGCTCGATCACGCGGGCGCGATCGGGATCGCGCGGCGGCTGTTCGACGTGATCGAGCCGCAGCTCGCCGGCAAGCGCTTCGCGACGGGCGAGCATCCGACGATCGCCGACGTCGCCGCGTACGCGTATATCGCGCATGCGCCGGAGGGCGGCGTGTCGCTCGATCGGTATCCGAATCTGCGCGCGTGGCTCGCGCGCATCGAGGCGTTGCCGGGTTTCGTGCCGATGCCGCGAAGCCACGCGGGGCCGCGCGCGGCGTGA
- a CDS encoding pyridoxamine 5'-phosphate oxidase family protein yields MKQPAPAECDAPPPVAPFHDSELAAQRRAGVAAAAAAFGGRGIRTFMPDQHRAFFAQLPLLVVGGVDGGGGGQPWATLRAGAPGFVSAPQPRTLDIAGGTLRGDPLEGSWRIGSLLGGLGIELHTRRRNRVNGVVASIAGDAMSVTVEQSFGNCAKYIQGRTPTPVPPQAGGAPPQRSAARLDAADRALLARADTFFIATANTSDAAGGARGVDVSHRGGPPGFVRVDDDGTLTTPDYSGNNFFNTIGNLLHDPRAGLLFVDFERGDLLYIAADAQIVWDGPALAAFDGARRLVRLRIREVRRSAAVLPFRWSAPRFAPQFAAWGDAGARSLASRAESAAVGGSATALVSVTQAASAGRGESAEWPESSVSLKVLKASEASEASEASEAPEVSETPETPETPGVAGACVR; encoded by the coding sequence ATGAAGCAACCCGCGCCGGCGGAATGCGATGCGCCGCCGCCCGTCGCGCCGTTCCACGACAGCGAGCTCGCCGCGCAACGTCGCGCGGGCGTCGCGGCCGCGGCGGCCGCGTTCGGCGGGCGAGGCATCCGCACGTTCATGCCCGATCAGCATCGCGCGTTCTTCGCGCAACTGCCGTTGCTCGTCGTCGGCGGCGTCGACGGCGGCGGCGGCGGCCAGCCGTGGGCGACGCTACGGGCCGGCGCGCCGGGCTTCGTGTCGGCGCCGCAGCCGCGCACGCTCGACATCGCGGGCGGCACGCTGCGCGGCGATCCGCTCGAAGGCAGCTGGCGCATCGGCAGCCTGCTCGGCGGGCTCGGCATCGAGCTGCACACGCGGCGGCGCAACCGGGTCAACGGTGTCGTCGCGTCGATCGCGGGCGATGCGATGTCGGTGACGGTCGAGCAGAGCTTCGGCAATTGCGCGAAATACATCCAGGGCCGCACGCCGACGCCCGTGCCGCCGCAGGCGGGCGGCGCGCCGCCGCAGCGCAGCGCCGCGCGGCTCGACGCGGCCGACCGCGCGCTGCTCGCGCGTGCGGACACGTTCTTCATCGCGACCGCGAACACGTCCGATGCGGCGGGCGGCGCGCGCGGCGTGGACGTGTCGCATCGCGGCGGGCCGCCCGGCTTCGTGCGCGTGGACGACGACGGCACGCTGACGACGCCCGACTACAGCGGCAACAATTTCTTCAACACGATCGGCAATCTGCTGCACGATCCGCGCGCGGGTTTGCTGTTCGTCGACTTCGAACGCGGCGATCTGCTGTATATCGCGGCCGATGCGCAGATCGTCTGGGACGGGCCGGCGCTCGCCGCGTTCGACGGTGCGCGCCGGCTCGTGCGGCTGCGGATTCGCGAAGTGCGGCGCAGCGCGGCGGTGCTGCCGTTCCGGTGGTCGGCGCCGCGGTTCGCGCCGCAGTTCGCGGCGTGGGGCGACGCAGGCGCGCGTTCGCTTGCGTCGCGGGCGGAATCGGCGGCGGTAGGCGGCTCGGCGACGGCGCTTGTGTCGGTGACGCAAGCGGCGTCGGCGGGGCGGGGGGAATCCGCGGAATGGCCGGAATCGTCGGTGTCGTTGAAAGTATTGAAAGCGTCTGAGGCGTCTGAGGCGTCTGAGGCGTCAGAAGCGCCAGAAGTATCAGAAACGCCAGAAACGCCAGAAACGCCCGGCGTCGCCGGTGCATGTGTCCGATAG
- a CDS encoding NupC/NupG family nucleoside CNT transporter — MDILRSLCGIVVLLGVGYALSVNRRAISARTVVAALATQLAIGALVLFVPVGRDALAGTAHAVNSVLEMGQHGVAFLFGGLVGDKMFALFGDGGFAFALRVLPMIVFVTSLIAVLYYIGVMKWLIRIVGTAMAKLLGVSRIEACSAVATIFLGQSEMPAFVKPFVRRMSGTEVFAVMSSGMASVAGSVLAGYAGLGVKMEYLLAASFMAIPGGLLFGKMLCPTTEPSRVAVDSLEFDEKRAANVIEAAASGAGVGMRIAVNVGTMLIAFIGLIALLNAMVGLVAGWLGFAGVTLQSLLGALFSPLAWLIGVPWRDAPVAGSFIGQKLILNEFVAYGALSPYLKDAAQVVAAGLPVLAPKTIAIVSFALCGFANFSSIAILTGGFTAVEPGMRSEVARYGLRALAAATLSNLMSATIAGLFLSLS, encoded by the coding sequence GTGGACATCTTGCGCAGCTTGTGTGGCATCGTGGTATTGCTCGGCGTCGGTTATGCGCTGTCGGTCAACCGGCGGGCGATCAGCGCCCGCACCGTCGTCGCTGCGCTCGCGACGCAGCTCGCGATCGGCGCGCTCGTGCTGTTCGTGCCCGTCGGCCGCGACGCGCTCGCCGGCACCGCGCATGCGGTCAACAGCGTGCTCGAGATGGGGCAGCACGGCGTCGCGTTCCTGTTCGGCGGCCTCGTCGGCGACAAGATGTTCGCGCTCTTCGGCGACGGCGGCTTCGCGTTCGCGCTGCGCGTGCTGCCGATGATCGTGTTCGTCACGTCGCTGATCGCGGTGCTCTATTACATCGGCGTGATGAAGTGGCTGATCCGCATCGTCGGCACCGCGATGGCGAAGCTGCTCGGCGTGAGCCGCATCGAGGCGTGCTCGGCCGTGGCGACGATCTTCCTCGGCCAGAGCGAGATGCCCGCGTTCGTGAAGCCGTTCGTGCGGCGGATGAGCGGCACCGAAGTGTTCGCGGTGATGTCGAGCGGCATGGCGTCGGTCGCGGGTTCGGTGCTCGCCGGCTACGCGGGGCTCGGCGTGAAGATGGAGTATCTGCTCGCCGCGTCGTTCATGGCGATCCCGGGCGGCCTGCTGTTCGGCAAGATGCTGTGCCCGACGACGGAGCCCTCGCGCGTCGCCGTCGACTCGCTCGAGTTCGACGAGAAGCGCGCGGCGAACGTGATCGAGGCGGCCGCCTCCGGCGCGGGCGTCGGGATGCGCATCGCGGTGAACGTCGGTACCATGCTGATCGCGTTCATCGGCCTCATCGCGCTGCTCAACGCGATGGTCGGGCTCGTCGCCGGCTGGCTCGGCTTCGCCGGCGTCACGCTGCAATCGCTGCTCGGCGCGCTGTTCTCGCCGCTCGCGTGGCTGATCGGCGTGCCGTGGCGGGATGCGCCGGTGGCCGGCAGCTTCATCGGCCAGAAGCTGATCCTGAACGAGTTCGTCGCGTACGGCGCGCTGTCGCCCTATCTGAAGGATGCCGCGCAGGTCGTCGCGGCCGGCTTGCCGGTGCTCGCGCCGAAGACGATCGCGATCGTGTCGTTCGCGCTGTGCGGCTTCGCGAATTTCTCGTCGATCGCGATCCTGACGGGCGGCTTCACCGCGGTCGAGCCCGGCATGCGCTCCGAAGTCGCGCGCTACGGCCTGCGCGCGCTCGCGGCCGCGACGCTGTCGAACCTGATGAGCGCGACGATCGCCGGGCTGTTCCTGTCCCTTTCCTGA
- the deoC gene encoding deoxyribose-phosphate aldolase, with protein sequence MELSLNRNQLTEAALKALHLIDLTSLNDDDTEERIASLAASADTPVGTPAALCVYPRFVGAAHAALARHGLVLPVATVTNFPHGAADPDAAARETADALARGADEIDVVFPYRALIDGDERVGRELVAQCRAAAGAQCLKVILETGELRDAAAIRRASEIAIEEGADFLKTSTGKVAVNATLDAAAAMLATIRVAGRMVGFKAAGGVRTAQDAAQYLSLAQRELGPGYLTSATFRFGASGLLGNLLETLGHRAGATRGAY encoded by the coding sequence ATGGAGCTTTCGTTGAATCGCAACCAGTTGACCGAAGCGGCGCTCAAGGCGCTGCATCTGATCGATCTCACGTCGCTGAACGACGACGACACCGAAGAGAGGATCGCCTCGCTCGCCGCGTCGGCCGATACGCCGGTCGGCACGCCCGCCGCGCTGTGCGTGTATCCGCGCTTCGTCGGCGCCGCGCATGCGGCGCTCGCGCGGCACGGGCTCGTGCTGCCCGTCGCGACCGTCACGAATTTTCCGCACGGCGCGGCCGATCCGGATGCGGCCGCGCGCGAGACGGCCGATGCGCTCGCGCGCGGCGCGGACGAAATCGATGTGGTGTTTCCGTATCGCGCGCTCATCGACGGCGACGAACGGGTCGGCCGCGAACTCGTCGCGCAGTGCCGCGCGGCGGCGGGCGCGCAGTGCCTGAAGGTGATCCTCGAGACGGGCGAGTTGCGCGACGCGGCGGCGATCCGCCGCGCGAGCGAGATCGCGATCGAGGAGGGCGCGGATTTTCTGAAGACGTCGACGGGCAAGGTCGCGGTGAACGCGACGCTCGACGCGGCGGCCGCGATGCTCGCGACGATCCGCGTCGCGGGCCGCATGGTCGGCTTCAAGGCGGCGGGCGGCGTGCGCACCGCGCAGGACGCGGCGCAGTACCTGTCGCTCGCGCAGCGCGAGCTCGGCCCGGGCTATCTGACGAGCGCGACGTTTCGCTTCGGCGCGTCGGGGCTGCTCGGCAATCTGCTCGAGACGCTCGGGCACCGGGCAGGCGCGACGCGCGGCGCGTATTGA